A region from the Bradyrhizobium erythrophlei genome encodes:
- a CDS encoding adenylate/guanylate cyclase domain-containing protein, whose translation MFCDLVGSTALASRLDLEDLREVIGDYHKDVERVVGRFDGFVAKYMGDGVLAYFGYPQAHEDDAERAIRAGLEIVTTARLVQVAPGGRLRVRVGIATGLVVVGDLVGAGEAHERGVVGETPNLAARLQTLAEPGSVVIAASTHKLTGEIFEYEELGEVELKGFVAPVAAWRVRGEGAVESRFEALHSAAALAPLVGRGEEIQLLLRRWTQAKEGEGRVVLLTGEPGIGKSRLSVALEERLLDEPHVRLRYFCSPYHQDSALHPTIVQLERAAGFERDDTPETKLHKLEALLTRTSSPIADVILLAELLNIPGGDLYAPRQLNPQRKKEETFEALLRQLVALAQHQPVLMISEDVHWIDPSSRELLDRVIDRAAGLPMLLLITFRPEFQPPWSGRSHVTMLALSRLDRRQGAMLVQRVAGNKALPADTVEEIVTRTDGVPLFVEELTKAVLEAHAGGSNAEGALAGPSTSALALPATLHASLLARLDRLGPAAKQVAQTGAVIGREFSYELLGAVAGRNDRELQSELARLVTSELVFQRGAPPESVYTFKHALVQDAAYSTLLRSDRQQLHARIAEVVERRFSERVAREPELLAHHLTEARQIERAIGYWLKAGERAAERSANLEAIRHLTRGLEALKTLPESLERDRRELSFQIAVGTPLIAVHGYSAAQTGAAYSRARVLCERLGEAEPLVAPLSGEFVYYFVRGDYRMMRRLTDEARQVSERLPNPVIGLASHRLAGITAMHFGAFPEARSEFEAILQLYDARQHRSQPVHYVHDPQVSALTYLAPVLWILGFPEQARRSSNEAFRRAAELDQANLTAHVHNFAGAGLDELLGDVPGVRAHAEAIVELADRHSLGYWRVNGLILRGWAMVQQGATEAGIALMRQNAADRAALGVGWYQARYLCMLAAAYARVGQAEPGLRAIAEAKALVAANDEHMWEGELDRIEGELKHVQGASATEIETCFARAIAITRTQGARSLELRATRDLARLWHDLGRHSDACALLAPAFGWFTEGFETADLRATKALLDELT comes from the coding sequence ATGTTCTGCGACCTCGTTGGCTCAACCGCGCTCGCGTCACGGCTTGATCTGGAAGACCTGCGCGAGGTGATCGGCGACTACCACAAAGACGTTGAGAGGGTGGTGGGCCGCTTCGATGGCTTCGTCGCCAAGTATATGGGCGACGGGGTATTGGCCTACTTCGGCTACCCGCAGGCACATGAGGACGACGCCGAGCGGGCGATTCGCGCGGGTCTGGAAATTGTGACGACCGCGCGGCTGGTGCAGGTTGCGCCGGGCGGGAGACTGCGGGTGCGGGTCGGGATTGCCACAGGCCTCGTCGTTGTGGGCGATCTTGTCGGTGCCGGCGAAGCCCACGAGCGCGGTGTTGTGGGTGAGACGCCCAACCTCGCGGCACGCCTGCAAACCCTGGCGGAACCAGGCAGCGTCGTAATCGCCGCAAGCACGCACAAGCTGACAGGGGAGATCTTTGAGTACGAGGAACTCGGCGAGGTGGAGCTAAAAGGCTTCGTCGCGCCAGTGGCCGCGTGGCGCGTACGAGGCGAAGGCGCAGTCGAAAGCCGGTTCGAGGCTTTGCATTCGGCCGCCGCCCTCGCCCCGCTCGTCGGACGCGGGGAGGAGATTCAGCTGCTGCTCCGGCGCTGGACACAGGCGAAGGAGGGTGAAGGGCGGGTCGTGTTGCTCACGGGCGAGCCGGGTATTGGAAAGTCGCGCCTGAGCGTTGCGCTCGAAGAGCGGCTGCTCGATGAGCCGCACGTCCGATTGCGCTACTTCTGCTCGCCATACCACCAGGACAGCGCTCTCCACCCGACAATCGTGCAGCTCGAACGAGCCGCCGGGTTTGAGCGGGACGACACGCCCGAGACCAAGCTTCACAAGCTAGAGGCGCTGCTCACACGGACTTCGTCGCCAATCGCGGACGTGATCCTCCTTGCCGAATTGCTGAACATTCCCGGCGGCGATCTGTACGCCCCACGCCAACTCAATCCGCAGCGAAAGAAGGAGGAGACATTCGAGGCGCTGCTCCGGCAACTCGTAGCCTTGGCCCAGCACCAGCCGGTCTTGATGATCTCCGAGGATGTGCACTGGATCGACCCCAGCTCGCGCGAGCTGTTGGATCGCGTAATAGACCGCGCGGCAGGACTACCAATGCTGCTTTTGATTACCTTCCGGCCTGAGTTTCAGCCGCCATGGAGCGGACGATCGCACGTGACGATGTTGGCACTCAGCCGGCTGGACCGGCGCCAGGGCGCGATGCTCGTGCAGCGGGTCGCAGGCAACAAGGCTCTGCCCGCCGATACGGTGGAAGAGATCGTCACGCGCACCGACGGCGTGCCGCTCTTTGTCGAAGAGTTGACAAAAGCTGTTTTGGAGGCCCACGCGGGCGGAAGCAACGCCGAAGGCGCGCTCGCTGGGCCATCCACATCAGCGCTCGCCCTGCCGGCGACGCTGCACGCGTCCCTGCTGGCGCGGCTCGACCGGCTCGGGCCGGCTGCCAAACAGGTGGCACAGACCGGAGCGGTCATCGGCCGTGAGTTTTCTTACGAGTTGCTCGGCGCCGTCGCCGGCCGAAACGATCGGGAGCTTCAGAGCGAACTGGCTCGGCTCGTCACTTCCGAACTGGTGTTCCAACGCGGAGCGCCGCCGGAGTCCGTTTACACCTTCAAGCACGCTCTGGTGCAGGATGCCGCCTACAGCACGCTTCTGCGCAGCGATCGGCAGCAGCTGCATGCACGCATCGCCGAAGTCGTGGAGCGGCGCTTTTCCGAGCGGGTCGCGCGTGAGCCTGAACTCCTGGCACATCATTTGACGGAAGCTCGCCAGATCGAGCGTGCCATCGGCTATTGGCTAAAAGCCGGCGAGCGCGCCGCCGAACGCTCGGCCAATCTCGAAGCCATCCGGCATCTGACCAGGGGGTTGGAAGCATTGAAAACGCTTCCGGAAAGCCTAGAGCGGGATCGGCGGGAACTCTCATTTCAAATCGCGGTCGGCACACCCCTGATCGCCGTGCACGGCTACTCCGCGGCGCAAACGGGCGCCGCCTACAGCCGGGCACGTGTTCTCTGCGAGCGTCTCGGCGAGGCGGAGCCTCTCGTCGCGCCCCTCAGCGGCGAGTTCGTCTATTACTTCGTGCGCGGCGACTATCGCATGATGCGGCGACTGACCGATGAGGCTCGGCAGGTATCCGAACGCCTGCCGAATCCGGTGATTGGCCTTGCCAGCCACCGCTTGGCCGGGATCACGGCCATGCACTTCGGGGCATTTCCCGAGGCACGGTCCGAGTTCGAGGCGATCCTGCAGCTGTACGACGCGCGCCAGCATCGATCACAGCCGGTGCACTACGTTCACGATCCGCAGGTCTCGGCGCTCACCTATCTCGCGCCCGTCCTCTGGATCCTCGGCTTTCCCGAACAAGCGCGTCGTTCGAGTAACGAGGCGTTCCGCCGCGCGGCGGAGTTGGATCAGGCGAACCTAACAGCGCACGTCCACAATTTCGCCGGCGCGGGCTTGGACGAACTCCTCGGCGATGTCCCGGGCGTGCGAGCCCATGCCGAAGCGATCGTTGAGCTGGCCGATCGGCACAGCCTGGGCTACTGGCGCGTGAATGGCCTGATTCTTCGCGGCTGGGCGATGGTGCAGCAGGGTGCCACAGAGGCAGGCATCGCGCTTATGCGCCAGAATGCTGCTGATCGCGCAGCACTCGGCGTCGGTTGGTATCAAGCCCGGTATCTCTGCATGCTCGCTGCGGCCTACGCGCGAGTTGGGCAGGCCGAACCGGGGCTGCGCGCCATCGCCGAGGCGAAGGCCCTCGTCGCGGCCAATGACGAACACATGTGGGAGGGTGAGCTCGACCGCATCGAGGGGGAGCTCAAGCACGTGCAAGGTGCATCGGCCACTGAGATCGAAACCTGCTTTGCGCGGGCCATAGCGATAACCCGCACACAAGGCGCCAGGTCGCTCGAACTCCGCGCCACCCGCGACTTGGCGCGCCTCTGGCATGATCTGGGGCGGCACAGTGACGCCTGCGCGCTACTCGCGCCCGCCTTCGGCTGGTTCACTGAGGGCTTCGAAACCGCCGATCTAAGAGCTACAAAGGCGTTGCTCGACGAGCTGACCTGA
- the bamA gene encoding outer membrane protein assembly factor BamA, whose product MNVGIGVRGGLVAALMMFVMPVASTLAIMLVSWPAVAQSVASIEVDGNRRVEIETIRSYFKPGPGGRLDQAQIDDGLKALIETGLFQDVKISQTRGGILVTVVENPVIGRVAFEGNKKVKDEQLSAEVQSKPRGTLSRPMVQSDAQRIADIYRHAGRYDVSVNPQIIEQPNNRVDLVFEITEGQKTGVRSVEFVGNSAYSSYRLKDIIKTHESNLLSFLGGGDVYDPDRVEADRDLIRRFYLKHGFADVQVVAALTEYDPQQKGFLVTFKIEEGQQYRVAAVNLESSIPSFDANTLRSFSRVSVGSTYNAEALEKSVEEMQIEASRRGYAFAVVRPRGDRNFENHTVTITYAIDEGPRTYIERINVRGNTRTREYVIRREFDISEGDAYNRALVDRAERRLKNLDYFKSVKIATEPGSSSDRVILNVELEEKSTGDFSVSGGYSTTDGALAEVSVSERNFLGRGLFAKASVTYGQYARGASLSFVEPYLLDYRVALGLDVTYREQLANDYISYGTTTLGFSPRLGFALREDLSLQLRYSLYQQSITLPTTLGNCNNLAGPAFLPTPTYINSVLGGVDPTGNAQAGLLPGCLSDGESSLPVREELANGPTWTSSLGYSLDYNTLDNTKNPTDGLLVDFKQDFAGVGGDVSYLKSAIDAKYYAPLVADIVGLVHVQSGILNSIGNTQLRMLDQFQMGPNLVRGFASNGIGPRDLTFFPYTGTGDALGGTKYWGASAELQMPFWFLPKEVGLKGAVYADAGSLWDYQGPTTWAATGEVNGLVNGSPCKCGMVYDDTNVIRTSVGVGLIWQSPFGPLRFDYAVPITKGKYDIVQQFKFGGGTSF is encoded by the coding sequence ATGAATGTTGGAATAGGAGTCCGGGGGGGCTTGGTGGCTGCCCTGATGATGTTCGTCATGCCGGTCGCCAGCACGCTGGCCATCATGCTGGTATCTTGGCCCGCCGTCGCCCAGTCTGTCGCTTCGATTGAGGTTGACGGCAACCGGCGCGTCGAGATCGAAACCATCCGGTCCTATTTCAAGCCGGGTCCCGGCGGGCGCCTGGATCAGGCGCAAATCGACGACGGCCTGAAGGCGCTGATCGAGACCGGCCTGTTCCAGGACGTGAAGATCAGCCAGACCCGCGGCGGCATCCTGGTGACCGTGGTGGAAAACCCGGTGATCGGGCGCGTCGCCTTCGAGGGCAACAAGAAGGTCAAGGACGAACAACTCTCGGCGGAGGTGCAGTCCAAACCGCGTGGCACGCTGTCGCGCCCCATGGTGCAGTCCGACGCCCAGCGCATCGCCGACATCTACCGCCATGCCGGCCGCTATGACGTCAGCGTCAATCCCCAGATCATTGAACAACCGAACAACCGCGTCGATCTCGTCTTCGAGATCACCGAAGGCCAGAAGACCGGGGTCAGGTCGGTCGAGTTCGTCGGTAACAGCGCTTATTCGTCGTATCGGCTGAAGGACATCATCAAGACCCACGAATCGAATCTGCTGAGCTTCCTCGGCGGTGGCGACGTCTACGACCCGGACCGGGTCGAAGCCGACCGCGATCTGATTCGCCGCTTCTATCTGAAGCACGGTTTCGCCGACGTGCAGGTGGTGGCCGCCCTGACGGAATACGATCCGCAGCAAAAGGGCTTTCTGGTGACCTTCAAGATCGAGGAAGGCCAGCAATACCGCGTGGCTGCGGTGAACCTCGAATCCAGCATCCCGAGCTTTGACGCCAACACGCTTCGCAGCTTCTCCCGCGTCAGTGTCGGGTCGACCTACAACGCCGAAGCGCTGGAGAAGTCGGTCGAGGAGATGCAGATCGAGGCGTCGCGGCGCGGCTACGCCTTCGCGGTGGTGCGCCCGCGCGGCGATCGCAATTTCGAGAACCACACCGTTACCATCACCTATGCCATCGACGAGGGTCCGCGGACCTATATCGAGCGCATCAACGTGCGCGGCAACACTCGCACCCGGGAATACGTGATCCGCCGCGAATTCGATATTTCGGAAGGCGATGCCTACAATCGCGCATTGGTCGATCGGGCCGAGCGCCGCCTGAAGAACCTCGATTACTTCAAGAGCGTGAAGATCGCGACCGAACCGGGCTCGTCGAGCGATCGGGTCATTCTCAACGTCGAGCTTGAAGAGAAGTCGACCGGCGATTTCTCGGTGTCGGGCGGTTATTCGACCACCGACGGCGCGCTGGCCGAGGTCAGTGTTTCCGAACGCAACTTCCTCGGACGCGGTCTGTTCGCGAAGGCGTCGGTGACCTATGGCCAGTATGCCCGCGGCGCCTCGCTGTCGTTCGTTGAGCCTTACCTGCTCGACTATCGGGTCGCGCTTGGTCTTGACGTGACCTATCGCGAGCAGCTTGCCAACGATTACATTTCGTACGGCACCACGACGCTGGGCTTCAGCCCGCGGCTTGGATTCGCCCTTCGCGAAGATCTGTCGCTGCAGCTTCGGTATTCGCTCTATCAGCAGTCAATCACGCTGCCCACCACGCTCGGCAATTGTAATAACCTCGCGGGACCGGCATTTTTACCGACGCCGACGTATATCAATTCGGTTTTGGGTGGCGTCGACCCCACCGGCAATGCCCAGGCCGGGCTGCTCCCGGGCTGTTTGTCCGATGGTGAGTCTTCGTTGCCGGTTCGGGAGGAATTGGCAAATGGTCCGACATGGACTTCGTCGCTAGGCTATTCGCTCGACTACAACACGCTGGATAACACGAAGAATCCGACGGACGGTCTGCTCGTCGACTTCAAGCAGGACTTCGCCGGCGTTGGAGGTGACGTCAGCTACCTGAAATCAGCGATCGACGCGAAATACTACGCACCGCTGGTCGCCGATATCGTCGGGCTGGTTCACGTCCAGAGCGGCATCCTCAACAGTATCGGCAACACTCAGCTTCGAATGCTTGACCAATTCCAGATGGGTCCAAATCTTGTTCGTGGCTTTGCTTCGAACGGGATAGGTCCGCGCGATCTGACCTTCTTCCCTTATACCGGGACCGGCGATGCGTTGGGCGGCACCAAATATTGGGGTGCGTCTGCTGAATTGCAGATGCCGTTCTGGTTCCTGCCGAAGGAGGTCGGCCTTAAAGGCGCTGTCTATGCCGATGCGGGGTCGCTTTGGGACTATCAGGGGCCGACGACTTGGGCAGCCACAGGCGAAGTCAACGGTCTGGTCAACGGCAGTCCTTGTAAGTGCGGAATGGTGTACGATGATACCAATGTCATCCGCACCTCCGTCGGCGTCGGCCTGATCTGGCAATCGCCGTTCGGACCTCTGCGTTTCGATTACGCAGTGCCGATCACGAAGGGCAAATACGACATTGTGCAGCAATTCAAGTTCGGTGGCGGGACTTCGTTTTGA
- a CDS encoding EF-hand domain-containing protein, with protein sequence MVASYASAQSAPAGDAARGTRSRDAPSTNGLDTWDANHDGIYTCEEWKSYLDRLFTLADRNRDGHLDPSEFPIIRRAGTAFADADFGYFDENQDGKITRSEFVDKPSEFILQFDKNGDCRVTQDEMKGPSTDQKPPSGRGRKF encoded by the coding sequence ATGGTAGCATCCTATGCGTCAGCACAATCGGCTCCAGCTGGGGACGCCGCCCGTGGCACCCGATCAAGAGACGCCCCGTCGACGAACGGACTCGACACCTGGGACGCCAACCATGATGGCATCTACACTTGCGAGGAGTGGAAAAGTTACCTTGATCGACTCTTTACCCTGGCCGATCGCAACCGCGACGGGCATCTCGATCCATCCGAATTCCCAATAATCCGTCGGGCTGGAACAGCATTCGCCGACGCGGACTTCGGCTACTTTGACGAAAACCAGGATGGAAAGATCACCCGCAGCGAGTTCGTTGACAAGCCGAGTGAGTTTATCTTGCAGTTCGACAAGAACGGTGACTGCCGCGTCACGCAGGACGAAATGAAAGGCCCAAGCACTGATCAGAAGCCGCCGAGCGGCAGAGGCAGGAAATTCTGA
- a CDS encoding reverse transcriptase domain-containing protein yields the protein MSLTTPDKIRSLQRKLYCKAKAEPTFRFYLLYDKICRDDILLHAYRLARVNAGAPGVDGMTFAQIEEQGLEAWLAGLRAELVSKTYRPDPVRRVMIPKANGGERPLGIPTIRDRVIQTAAKIVIEPIFEADFEDNAYGYRPARGAVDAVKEVHRHLCRGYADVVDADLSKYFDTIPHSELMKSVARRVVDRNVLRLIKMWLRAPIEERDADGARRMSGGKGNTRGTPQGGVASPLLANIYMNRLLKHWRLTRCNDTFHARVVSYADDFVILSRGRAAEALAWTKAVMTKLGFGPALTPPVQTSSPPL from the coding sequence ATGAGCCTGACAACGCCTGATAAAATCCGGAGCCTTCAGAGAAAGCTCTACTGCAAAGCCAAGGCGGAGCCCACCTTCCGCTTCTATCTGCTCTACGACAAGATCTGTCGCGATGACATCCTGTTACACGCCTATCGGCTCGCCCGCGTTAATGCGGGTGCACCGGGTGTGGATGGGATGACGTTTGCTCAGATCGAGGAGCAGGGTCTGGAAGCATGGTTGGCGGGCTTGCGCGCGGAACTGGTCTCGAAGACGTACCGACCTGATCCGGTGCGGCGGGTGATGATCCCCAAAGCGAATGGTGGCGAGCGTCCGCTCGGCATTCCGACCATTCGTGATCGTGTGATTCAGACTGCCGCCAAGATCGTGATCGAACCTATCTTCGAGGCTGACTTCGAGGACAATGCCTACGGCTACCGGCCCGCTCGCGGGGCGGTAGACGCGGTCAAGGAAGTGCACCGGCATTTATGCCGGGGCTATGCAGATGTAGTTGATGCTGATTTGTCCAAGTACTTCGATACGATTCCGCATTCCGAGCTAATGAAGTCAGTAGCCCGGCGTGTCGTGGATCGAAACGTCCTGCGCCTCATCAAGATGTGGCTGAGGGCGCCGATCGAGGAACGGGACGCGGACGGAGCCCGGCGGATGAGTGGCGGCAAGGGAAACACGCGCGGCACGCCGCAAGGCGGCGTCGCAAGTCCGCTGCTGGCTAACATCTACATGAACCGGCTCCTGAAGCATTGGCGTTTGACTAGATGCAACGACACGTTCCATGCTCGCGTCGTCTCCTATGCTGACGACTTCGTTATCCTCAGCCGCGGTCGCGCGGCGGAGGCATTAGCGTGGACGAAGGCGGTGATGACCAAGCTCGGGTTCGGTCCCGCGCTCACACCCCCGGTGCAGACCTCAAGCCCGCCGCTTTAA
- a CDS encoding winged helix-turn-helix transcriptional regulator yields MSIEPQQLPADCRRARDILARVGDKWTILLLMVLGDRRMRFTELHRAINGISERMLTVTLRNLEHDGILIRTVYLTIPPRVEYELSDRGRSFKLALAPIGRWVMENQTDIEEARERIRERSPEDSAVVDD; encoded by the coding sequence ATGAGCATTGAACCACAACAACTTCCCGCTGATTGCCGCCGGGCCAGAGACATCCTGGCGCGGGTCGGTGACAAATGGACAATCCTGCTTCTGATGGTGCTCGGCGACCGCCGGATGCGCTTCACGGAATTGCACCGGGCGATCAATGGCATCTCCGAGCGCATGTTGACCGTTACGCTGCGAAATCTCGAGCACGACGGGATCCTGATCCGGACAGTCTACCTCACGATTCCGCCGCGGGTCGAATACGAACTCTCCGACCGCGGACGCTCGTTCAAGCTTGCGCTGGCCCCGATCGGTAGGTGGGTGATGGAGAACCAGACCGACATCGAAGAGGCGCGCGAGCGAATCCGAGAGCGATCGCCCGAGGATAGCGCCGTCGTCGACGATTAA
- a CDS encoding NADPH-dependent FMN reductase, with amino-acid sequence MQKRPKIGIIISTTRPGQFGEVPTNWLFNIAKERNDADFEIIDLRDYPMPFFEEKVPLHVAPPQNEVALRWGEKITSLDGYIFVTGEYNHSIPAVLKNALDYLWSEIHRKPATFLGYGGGGAARAVEHLRNILATAQVASLPRAVHIGMIEMMGMMREGKSMADYPYLDDYAKPMLDELVWWANTLKEGRSSDRVAEAA; translated from the coding sequence ATGCAAAAACGACCCAAAATCGGCATCATCATCAGCACAACCCGTCCCGGGCAGTTCGGCGAAGTCCCGACGAACTGGCTGTTCAATATCGCCAAGGAGCGCAATGACGCCGATTTCGAGATTATCGATCTCCGCGATTATCCCATGCCGTTCTTCGAGGAAAAGGTGCCGTTGCACGTTGCGCCGCCGCAGAACGAAGTTGCACTGCGCTGGGGCGAGAAGATCACCAGCCTCGACGGCTACATCTTCGTCACCGGGGAATACAACCACAGTATTCCGGCCGTGCTGAAGAATGCCCTCGACTATCTTTGGTCCGAGATTCACCGCAAGCCGGCGACCTTCCTGGGCTATGGCGGGGGCGGCGCAGCCCGCGCCGTCGAGCATTTACGGAATATTCTCGCCACGGCGCAAGTGGCCTCGCTCCCGCGCGCCGTTCATATCGGCATGATCGAGATGATGGGCATGATGCGCGAGGGCAAGTCCATGGCGGACTATCCCTACCTCGACGACTACGCCAAGCCGATGCTGGACGAACTCGTCTGGTGGGCCAACACGCTCAAGGAAGGTCGCTCCAGCGACAGGGTCGCCGAGGCAGCCTGA
- a CDS encoding alpha/beta fold hydrolase: MIAGMIRTDGMPAFAERYAYGPTRVQYENKDPRGHAEFKAMLAVHSAVRSANTQQGVQKERPSLYMLVEEMRRIILPTLIITGDEDWPCLLPGILMKQSIPSAALVVMPNAGHAINIEEPVNTIVSSAISFPRSKASAGRVAILAPSALPLPECKRDSVPCTRRRSLPSFLESEPALHVDQRDGRLLEPVSNRRHGRLMRLPPSRDVNFTTGTPCCRCFGLGWTPFEQWINRRRGFDISIPRFVVDQTAIVKPSGFDNADISAPARHLRRYCFDRTWGVVTR, translated from the coding sequence GTGATCGCCGGCATGATACGGACCGACGGCATGCCGGCATTCGCCGAACGATACGCTTATGGGCCGACCCGCGTTCAGTATGAAAACAAGGATCCCCGCGGCCACGCCGAGTTTAAAGCGATGCTGGCCGTGCATTCCGCGGTCAGATCAGCTAACACTCAGCAGGGTGTTCAGAAGGAGCGCCCGTCGCTTTATATGCTAGTCGAAGAAATGCGGCGCATCATCCTGCCGACGCTTATTATCACCGGCGATGAGGACTGGCCGTGCCTTTTGCCGGGCATCCTCATGAAGCAAAGCATTCCATCGGCAGCCCTCGTGGTGATGCCTAACGCGGGTCATGCCATCAATATTGAAGAGCCGGTGAATACAATCGTATCGTCGGCGATTTCCTTTCCCAGGTCGAAAGCGAGCGCTGGCCGAGTCGCGATCCTCGCGCCGTCAGCGCTTCCATTACCGGAATGCAAAAGGGACAGCGTCCCCTGTACGCGACGGAGATCGTTGCCGTCCTTTCTCGAATCAGAACCTGCCCTGCACGTGGACCAGCGCGATGGCCGTCTGCTCGAACCTGTGAGTAATCGACGCCACGGGCGATTGATGCGTCTCCCTCCGTCGAGGGACGTTAACTTTACGACAGGGACACCGTGCTGCCGGTGCTTTGGTCTCGGTTGGACGCCGTTCGAGCAATGGATCAATCGTAGGCGTGGCTTTGACATATCAATTCCCAGATTTGTGGTCGATCAGACGGCGATCGTTAAGCCAAGCGGGTTTGACAATGCAGATATTTCGGCGCCGGCACGACACCTTCGTCGATATTGCTTCGATAGGACGTGGGGAGTCGTGACACGCTAA
- a CDS encoding amidohydrolase family protein → MRKTVVGCRALLGEGALPSSGAVDIVVEGRLIREIRPHGAAEPEGNVVPAQGLLVTAGLINGHHHSHEGFYKGRKDNLPLELWMNYVRPLRPIELTPRDVYLRTMIGAIEAVKSGTTTISDDFNQSPRLRPDHVEQVFQAYTDIGIRANVGITLFDRPFFRAVPFVEEEFPKDLLARLDANKMYSADELLAFVTNLARTKHPKENRVGYIASPSAPQRCTEEFLLKVRRMADDHDLPLMIHVQETRMQVVTGQLWYGSTMIEYLDRIGFMKPKTAFIHGVWLNPREIEILARTGVSIQHNPTSNLKVGSGLAPIRALLDAGVNVSMGTDGCGSIEGPDMQNALYLAALLQKLRGDHTTWVGAAEAFHAATMGGAKALGRANELGAVEAGRIADLVGYRLDGISFTPLNNPVNQLVYSASRNEVDLVMVDGEVIEQGGKLTRIDEDAIIGEIHAAHERIEPMLTASEADVEELVVPYERIYRRCQCMDIAKDTYPARFSH, encoded by the coding sequence ATGAGGAAGACCGTCGTCGGCTGCCGAGCACTGCTCGGCGAAGGGGCGCTGCCGTCGAGCGGAGCGGTCGACATCGTCGTCGAGGGCAGGCTGATCCGCGAGATCCGCCCGCACGGCGCGGCGGAGCCCGAAGGCAACGTCGTGCCAGCGCAGGGTCTCCTGGTCACGGCCGGCTTGATCAACGGCCATCACCACAGCCACGAAGGCTTCTACAAAGGCCGCAAGGACAACCTGCCGCTCGAGCTCTGGATGAATTATGTGCGCCCGCTGCGCCCGATCGAGCTGACACCGCGTGACGTTTATCTGCGCACGATGATCGGCGCCATCGAGGCGGTGAAGAGCGGCACGACCACTATCTCCGACGACTTCAACCAGAGCCCGCGCCTGCGGCCCGACCATGTCGAGCAGGTCTTCCAGGCCTACACGGACATCGGCATCCGCGCCAATGTCGGCATCACCCTGTTCGACCGGCCGTTCTTCCGCGCTGTCCCGTTCGTCGAGGAGGAGTTCCCCAAGGACCTTCTCGCCCGGCTCGACGCCAACAAGATGTATTCGGCCGACGAGTTGCTCGCCTTCGTCACCAATCTGGCCAGGACGAAGCACCCGAAGGAGAACCGGGTCGGCTACATCGCCTCGCCCTCGGCCCCTCAACGCTGCACGGAGGAGTTTCTCCTGAAGGTCCGCCGCATGGCCGACGATCATGACCTGCCGCTGATGATCCATGTGCAGGAGACGCGCATGCAGGTCGTCACCGGCCAACTCTGGTACGGCTCGACCATGATCGAATATCTGGACCGCATCGGTTTCATGAAGCCGAAGACCGCCTTCATTCACGGCGTCTGGCTCAACCCGCGCGAGATCGAGATTCTCGCGCGCACTGGCGTCTCGATCCAGCACAACCCGACCTCGAACCTCAAGGTCGGATCTGGTCTCGCGCCGATTCGGGCGCTGCTGGACGCAGGCGTCAATGTCAGCATGGGCACCGACGGTTGCGGCTCGATCGAGGGCCCCGACATGCAGAACGCTCTCTATCTTGCGGCACTGCTGCAGAAGCTGCGCGGCGACCACACGACCTGGGTGGGTGCGGCCGAAGCGTTCCACGCCGCCACGATGGGCGGCGCGAAGGCGCTGGGCCGCGCGAATGAGCTCGGCGCGGTCGAGGCGGGCCGAATCGCGGACCTGGTCGGCTACCGGCTCGACGGGATCTCGTTCACGCCGCTCAATAACCCCGTCAACCAGCTCGTCTATTCTGCCAGCCGAAACGAGGTGGATCTCGTGATGGTCGACGGCGAGGTGATCGAGCAGGGCGGCAAGCTCACGCGGATCGACGAGGATGCGATCATCGGCGAGATTCATGCCGCGCACGAGCGCATCGAACCGATGCTGACGGCCTCCGAGGCGGATGTCGAAGAACTGGTCGTGCCTTACGAACGCATCTATCGGCGCTGCCAATGCATGGACATTGCGAAAGACACCTATCCCGCGAGGTTTTCGCATTAG